A part of Carassius carassius chromosome 4, fCarCar2.1, whole genome shotgun sequence genomic DNA contains:
- the LOC132130132 gene encoding uncharacterized protein LOC132130132 isoform X1 codes for MQELQKAEFFGPTLIWPAVAVQDFVMAEGTLTLETGEKSAGLDMALTPNSGSSNPTPNGSAWLSLMPLKVHRFTQNSVWLTSPWFRTQAVFSQSVFMAEPLNLLLTVKGLFTAYITPD; via the exons ATGCAG GAGCTTCAGAAAGCAGAGTTTTTTGGACCCACTCTGATCTGGCCTGCCGTGGCAGTTCAGGACTTTGTCATGGCAGAGGGCACGCTGACTTTGGAGACTGGAGAGAAAAGTGCTGGTCTGGACATGGCCCTCACACCGAACAGCGGTTCCTCCAACCCAACACCCAACGGATCTGCGTGGCTCTCTCTGATGCCACTGAAGGTGCACAGGTTCACCCAGAATTCGGTGTGGCTAACATCACCCTGGTTTCGGACTCAGGCAGT GTTTTCTCAGTCAGTCTTCATGGCAGAGCCTCTAAACCTCTTGCTGACGGTCAAGGGGTTGTTTACCGCATACATAACTCCTGATTGA
- the LOC132130132 gene encoding adhesion G-protein coupled receptor V1 isoform X2, with protein sequence MQELQKAEFFGPTLIWPAVAVQDFVMAEGTLTLETGEKSAGLDMALTPNSGSSNPTPNGSAWLSLMPLKVFSVSLHGRASKPLADGQGVVYRIHNS encoded by the exons ATGCAG GAGCTTCAGAAAGCAGAGTTTTTTGGACCCACTCTGATCTGGCCTGCCGTGGCAGTTCAGGACTTTGTCATGGCAGAGGGCACGCTGACTTTGGAGACTGGAGAGAAAAGTGCTGGTCTGGACATGGCCCTCACACCGAACAGCGGTTCCTCCAACCCAACACCCAACGGATCTGCGTGGCTCTCTCTGATGCCACTGAAG GTTTTCTCAGTCAGTCTTCATGGCAGAGCCTCTAAACCTCTTGCTGACGGTCAAGGGGTTGTTTACCGCATACATAACTCCTGA